CCGGATATTGCTGCTAAGGCTTATTTACTCACTGATTATCAAAGCGGCATTCAACTTGCCGGGCGTGATCCAGATTCGCGTGTTGAGCCTGCTTCTTTAACTAAGCTGATGACGGCTTATCTCACTTTTAAATTTGTGAAAGAAGGTAAGTTAAAGCTTGATCAGCAGCTCACCGTTTCGGATAAAGGCTGGCGCACCGAAGGTTCGCGCATGTTCCTTGATCCTAAAAAGCCTGCCTCTGTAGATGATTTGATTAAGGGCATGATTGTTCAGAGCGGTAACGATGCTTGCGTTACCTTGGCCGAAGCCATTGCCGGTAGCGAAGAAGTTTTTGCTCAGTTGATGACGCGTGAAGCCAAGCGCCTTGGCATGACTGGCACTAATTTTAAAAACAGCACCGGCTTGCCTGATCCTGATCACTATATGACCGTAGCCGATTTGGCTAAGCTTGCCGCGGCTATAATCCATGACTTTCCTGAGTTTTACCCTATCTACTCAATGAAGGAATTCGCCTACAACAATATCAAGCAGCCTAACCGCAATTTGCTGCTGTATCGCGATCCTTTTGTAGATGGGATGAAGACGGGCCATACCGCCAGCGCAGGGTACAACTTGGTGGCCTCTACTAAGCGTGATGGTCGTCGTTTGATCTCGGTTGTGGTAGGTGCAGCTAGCGATGAAGTGCGTGCTAGCGAATCTAGCAAATTACTTAACTGGGGTATTCAGTTCCAAGAAACCCCGCGTTTATATGCTGCCAAGCAGGCTGTTTCTAATGTGGCGGTTTGGAAAGGTCAGTTAGATAAAGTAAATGTGGGCTTTTTAGCAGACCGCTTTATCACCGTGCCGCGCGGTGATGCTAAAAATCTGAAAATGGCCTTTACCAGCACCCAGCCTTTGATTGCCCCGATTAAAATCGGCCAAAATGTGGGTAAATTGGCGGTAAGTTTAAACGGTAAGCAGCTAGTTGAATTGCCGGTAGTGGCCTTGGAAGAAGTACCTGAAGCCAATATCTTTGGCCGCGCATGGGATTCGATCCGTATGTGGTTTAAATCTATTTTTGGTTGATTTAAAAGATTTGTAGGCACAGAGAACGGTGAGAACACAGAGCGTACTGAGGTGAACCGAGCAGGTGAGTAGGGAGTAGGGCGATATATACGAGCCAGTACTCGATCCGTATTCATTTCCAGCGTGCCGAAACTCGTCATTCCCGCATGCCTTTGGCGGGAATCCAGCTACGCTGCTGGATCCCCGATAAAAACACTCGGGGATGGCTGTGTTGATATGCCCCTTAGGGATTTATTTCAAATCACATCCTTAAAAAGGCTTTCCCCCGTCTTCTGTGTTCTTTGTGTCCTCTGTGTTTACAGAACTTTTTGAAGTTTTTTTTGGAGATACTTTATGGATTTCCCTCCCCTTGTTGGTTTTCTAAATGGCCGCTTTGCGCCGTTGGCCGATTTGCAGATTTCTGTTTTAGATCGCGGATTTTTGTTTGGTGATGGCGTCTATGAAGCAATCCCTATCTACAATCGTTACCCTCTAAGGCTGACCGAACATCTATGCCGCTTGGCAGTAAGTTTGGCGGCGATTAATATGCCCAACCCTTATGGCGAGGCAGAATGGTTGAGCTTTATTCATGCTTTGATTCAAGAGCAGCCTTTTAGCGATCAAAGTGTGTATGTGCAAGTCACCCGTGGGCCTGCTTTTCCGCGTAATCATGCTTTTCCAGTTGCAACCGAGCCAACAGTATTTATGTTTGCCGACGAATTATTGCCACCAAGTAAAGAGGCGGTAACAAAGGGTGTGGCTGCGGTGTCTGCTACTGATATTCGCTGGCTGCAATGCAATATCAAGGCGATTTCAC
This genomic interval from Iodobacter fluviatilis contains the following:
- a CDS encoding D-alanyl-D-alanine carboxypeptidase family protein, which encodes MISRLSVPIIFSLLIATSAQAFVPPVPDIAAKAYLLTDYQSGIQLAGRDPDSRVEPASLTKLMTAYLTFKFVKEGKLKLDQQLTVSDKGWRTEGSRMFLDPKKPASVDDLIKGMIVQSGNDACVTLAEAIAGSEEVFAQLMTREAKRLGMTGTNFKNSTGLPDPDHYMTVADLAKLAAAIIHDFPEFYPIYSMKEFAYNNIKQPNRNLLLYRDPFVDGMKTGHTASAGYNLVASTKRDGRRLISVVVGAASDEVRASESSKLLNWGIQFQETPRLYAAKQAVSNVAVWKGQLDKVNVGFLADRFITVPRGDAKNLKMAFTSTQPLIAPIKIGQNVGKLAVSLNGKQLVELPVVALEEVPEANIFGRAWDSIRMWFKSIFG